In one window of Fulvia fulva chromosome 5, complete sequence DNA:
- a CDS encoding BolA-like protein 3, whose protein sequence is MAARTLLPRLFRAPLRQPITPSSLIARSSLRHYSDSSSVQAPDYLSEGERKVFALIKEGLQPTKLEVQDISGGCGSMYGIDIVSEKFAGLPVIKQHRLVNQVLGEEIKKWHGVQLKTKAP, encoded by the coding sequence ATGGCCGCCCGAACGCTTCTCCCACGACTCTTCAGAGCACCACTCCGCCAACCCATCACACCCTCAAGCCTCATCGCACGATCTTCCCTCCGCCACTACTCGGACTCCTCCTCTGTCCAAGCCCCCGACTACCTCTCCGAAGGTGAGCGCAAAGTCTTCGCTCTTATCAAGGAAGGTCTTCAGCCCACCAAACTCGAGGTCCAAGATATCTCCGGCGGCTGCGGGTCAATGTACGGCATCGACATTGTGTCCGAGAAGTTCGCTGGCTTGCCCGTGATAAAGCAACATCGCCTGGTGAACCAAGTACTTGGAGAAGAGATCAAAAAGTGGCATGGCGTGCAGTTGAAGACAAAGGCGCCGTAA